In the genome of Hyphobacterium sp. CCMP332, one region contains:
- a CDS encoding CHAT domain-containing protein, translated as MNGIGIYRFLILVVLLSICIFDSAVSKNDKIKKAFQEIAYLHIVGDNFEAIDELEKLNKRIEKKSKQLFVDQCYWNLMMARCHAALGQFSKAEDYLNAGKSLYKKELPAGGREEIRVLRYLGEYYMDNQHYLNVENYLNKAMHLAEKQNPVDSFLIYELQLEKLEARMAKGQLLDIKPLYDSLYDYYASRAVKKITYFDEKKGKYKTIKLKKHEYLARVSRVADFKNLLAEYFIERGDYTTADTLLESNHSYIKSNLSKTTNVFIDHLINQANYYDGIGDYRDSYLRWDDVINISRRSGDDNYVKDSPEVLSAYESMILVLLKDGRFALAREMIRSFENSLSTVLRYRNIYQNKIDHLKVLMAAFEQNWPLAKRDLQNIIRDTVTVPTDHPERIKYLETYYKISLKLEELDQADKYLKELLYTSSHSFGETSPIYYRLQLISADFHLNTERRNKALKQELERSYLNGVRKIWYPTHKDFHDYQKYYISYLESNDRNQEAMAELDTVLNYFEERNIKNFNYAIQLDEMARFQYNLGFYNQMANSLDSAAKLYDELKKEKTFEYANHLLNRSRLYFVSGRFNDAEDYFRDAIRRAEKSESDNPFVSFARIENELAQLYIIVGEYSKAEKLIAEEIAFVKEHLSENSPLLIEPYNNKARLFLLSGDYTDAEAFNKKAIDISQSTFGKNSLKHSKSLEVQKLIALEKGDFEKAAEITEFVKRMQINLLGEKHILVANSIADLAVIKYNMGEGAGKSISELNRAASIIDEVLGSGSPQYANILKQKAYLFIREGNIVKAEPILDSAYTIWLEKVGDKSIEAADLEVLRGELLIRQKMFDEAEENYKDAMRVYKKIFNDDHPKYVRALSLLSRVFYIKKDYATCIKYLSESMDKYLNFIDRFFPSMSEREKNKYWSFVKGDFEFFNTVAMEVYEEEPKLIGDAYGFSLVTKAILLNSTLKVRQSISNSGNAELISKYNDWISRKEELSSAVSMNELDLQESGIDIENLKEQVENLEKELSHMSDIFSANLNQSRLDWKDVRKNLEDREAAIEIIRFRKYHESFTDTIIYAALIVTKETKKAPELIVLENGLEMENKYFKGYKNRIKFKLKDPVSYNIFWEPIDKHLQEVDKIYLSVDGVYNQINVETLQKPDGQYLIDDKNIILLSNTKEIVLKKGRLALRGKNNAVLFGNPVYHSSDGSLSPLPGAEKEVEFIYDFLKSNNWDCAVKYSEQATEMAVKSLRSPKVFHVATHGFFVPDVKSQKELELEELGLKQRFDNTLLKSGLVLDYGGDLLDKVKPINFNRENGLLTAYEAMNLNLDETDLVVLSACETGLGDVAAGEGVYGLQRSLIVAGARSVIMSLFKVSDEATQKLMLLFYEKWLSGMDKRTAFIEAKREMKKDYPEPLYWGAFVMIGFD; from the coding sequence ATGAATGGTATTGGTATTTATCGCTTTCTTATTTTAGTTGTACTGTTGAGTATATGCATTTTTGACTCTGCAGTGTCAAAAAATGACAAAATCAAAAAGGCATTTCAGGAAATAGCTTATTTACATATCGTTGGAGATAATTTTGAAGCTATAGATGAACTTGAAAAGCTCAACAAACGCATTGAAAAAAAATCAAAGCAATTATTTGTAGATCAATGTTATTGGAATCTGATGATGGCGCGTTGTCATGCAGCACTGGGTCAGTTTTCAAAAGCCGAAGATTATCTTAATGCCGGTAAATCGCTGTACAAAAAAGAACTTCCCGCGGGTGGAAGGGAAGAAATTCGAGTGTTGCGCTATTTAGGTGAATATTATATGGATAATCAGCATTATTTAAATGTTGAAAATTATCTAAATAAGGCCATGCATTTGGCGGAAAAACAAAATCCTGTTGATTCATTCCTTATTTATGAGTTGCAGTTGGAAAAGCTGGAAGCGCGGATGGCAAAAGGACAATTGTTGGATATTAAGCCCTTGTATGATTCCCTTTACGACTATTACGCTTCGCGTGCGGTTAAAAAGATTACTTATTTCGATGAAAAGAAAGGCAAATACAAAACAATAAAACTTAAGAAACACGAATATTTAGCCCGGGTATCAAGGGTAGCTGATTTTAAAAATTTATTGGCTGAATATTTCATTGAAAGAGGCGATTATACTACAGCAGATACTTTACTTGAAAGCAATCACAGCTACATTAAAAGTAATCTCAGCAAGACAACAAACGTATTTATAGATCATTTGATTAACCAGGCCAATTATTATGATGGAATAGGAGATTATAGGGATTCTTATTTAAGATGGGATGATGTTATCAATATTTCCAGAAGATCCGGTGATGATAATTACGTTAAAGACAGCCCAGAAGTACTAAGTGCCTATGAATCCATGATTTTAGTTTTGTTGAAAGATGGACGCTTTGCTCTGGCCAGAGAAATGATCAGATCTTTTGAAAACTCTCTTAGTACAGTATTGCGTTATAGAAATATTTATCAAAATAAAATTGATCATCTCAAGGTGCTGATGGCGGCTTTTGAGCAGAACTGGCCATTGGCAAAACGCGATCTTCAAAACATTATAAGAGACACAGTCACCGTTCCCACCGATCATCCTGAAAGAATAAAATATTTAGAAACCTATTACAAGATCAGCCTCAAACTGGAAGAGCTGGATCAGGCAGATAAGTACTTAAAAGAGCTGCTTTATACCTCTTCGCACAGTTTCGGAGAAACGAGCCCAATTTATTACAGGTTGCAATTAATATCGGCAGATTTTCATTTGAACACTGAGAGGAGAAATAAAGCACTTAAACAAGAACTCGAAAGATCGTATTTGAATGGTGTTAGAAAAATCTGGTATCCTACACACAAAGACTTTCACGACTACCAGAAATATTACATTTCATATTTGGAATCCAACGACAGAAATCAGGAAGCAATGGCCGAGCTAGATACTGTTTTAAACTATTTTGAAGAAAGAAATATTAAAAATTTTAATTATGCCATTCAATTGGATGAAATGGCCCGATTTCAATACAATTTGGGCTTTTACAATCAAATGGCCAATAGTCTTGACAGCGCAGCTAAATTATACGATGAATTAAAAAAAGAAAAGACCTTTGAGTATGCCAATCATCTTTTGAACAGGTCTCGTTTGTATTTTGTAAGCGGACGATTTAACGATGCCGAGGATTATTTCCGGGACGCAATTCGCAGAGCTGAAAAGTCAGAAAGTGATAATCCCTTTGTATCATTTGCAAGGATAGAAAATGAACTGGCACAATTGTATATCATCGTAGGTGAATACTCAAAAGCTGAAAAATTAATCGCTGAAGAAATAGCATTCGTCAAAGAACATTTAAGTGAAAATTCCCCACTTCTTATTGAACCTTACAATAATAAGGCAAGATTATTTTTGTTGAGCGGAGATTATACAGATGCTGAGGCATTTAACAAAAAAGCAATTGATATTAGCCAATCAACATTTGGAAAAAATTCCCTGAAACACAGTAAAAGTCTTGAGGTGCAAAAACTCATTGCATTGGAGAAAGGTGACTTTGAAAAGGCTGCTGAAATCACTGAGTTTGTAAAGCGAATGCAAATAAATTTACTGGGAGAAAAGCACATACTCGTTGCTAATTCAATAGCTGATCTTGCTGTAATTAAATATAATATGGGTGAAGGCGCAGGAAAATCCATCAGCGAATTGAACCGGGCGGCAAGCATTATTGATGAGGTTTTGGGATCAGGAAGTCCGCAATATGCCAATATTTTAAAACAGAAAGCATATTTATTTATCCGTGAAGGAAATATTGTAAAAGCTGAACCAATTCTCGATTCAGCTTATACTATTTGGTTAGAAAAAGTTGGTGATAAAAGCATTGAGGCGGCAGACCTGGAGGTTTTAAGAGGAGAACTCTTGATCAGACAAAAAATGTTTGATGAAGCAGAAGAAAATTATAAAGATGCCATGCGGGTCTACAAAAAGATTTTTAATGATGATCATCCAAAATATGTAAGAGCACTCAGTCTGCTTTCGAGAGTATTTTATATTAAAAAGGATTATGCCACCTGTATTAAATATTTGTCCGAATCCATGGATAAGTATTTAAACTTTATTGACCGGTTTTTCCCATCTATGAGCGAAAGGGAAAAAAACAAGTATTGGTCTTTTGTTAAAGGTGATTTTGAATTTTTTAATACTGTTGCCATGGAGGTTTATGAGGAGGAACCTAAACTGATAGGGGATGCTTATGGCTTTTCACTTGTAACTAAAGCAATACTTTTAAATTCCACCTTAAAAGTTAGACAGAGTATTTCAAATAGCGGAAATGCAGAATTAATCAGCAAGTACAACGATTGGATTTCAAGAAAAGAGGAATTGTCTTCGGCAGTTTCGATGAATGAATTGGACCTCCAGGAAAGCGGGATTGATATTGAAAATTTAAAAGAACAGGTAGAAAATCTGGAGAAGGAATTAAGCCACATGTCTGATATATTTTCTGCCAACTTAAATCAATCGCGATTGGATTGGAAGGATGTCAGAAAAAATCTTGAGGACCGCGAAGCGGCGATTGAGATAATAAGATTTAGAAAATACCATGAATCCTTTACCGATACTATAATTTATGCAGCATTGATTGTAACAAAGGAGACCAAAAAAGCACCGGAACTCATTGTTTTGGAAAATGGTCTTGAAATGGAAAACAAATATTTCAAAGGCTATAAAAACAGAATTAAGTTCAAATTAAAAGATCCTGTGAGCTACAATATATTTTGGGAACCTATAGATAAACATTTACAAGAAGTTGATAAAATCTATTTATCAGTTGATGGAGTTTATAATCAAATTAATGTAGAAACACTTCAAAAACCTGATGGTCAGTATCTCATTGATGATAAAAACATTATCCTTCTCTCAAATACAAAGGAAATTGTACTTAAGAAAGGAAGATTGGCACTCAGAGGTAAAAACAACGCGGTACTTTTTGGAAATCCTGTTTATCATTCTTCTGACGGCTCGCTTTCCCCACTACCGGGAGCCGAAAAAGAAGTTGAATTTATTTACGATTTCCTGAAATCCAACAACTGGGATTGCGCTGTTAAATACAGCGAACAAGCCACTGAAATGGCAGTAAAAAGCTTAAGAAGTCCTAAAGTTTTTCATGTGGCAACTCACGGTTTTTTTGTTCCCGATGTTAAATCGCAAAAAGAGTTGGAATTAGAGGAACTGGGTTTAAAACAAAGATTTGACAATACGCTTCTCAAATCCGGATTGGTCCTGGATTATGGTGGCGATTTATTGGATAAAGTAAAGCCAATAAATTTCAACCGGGAAAATGGACTACTAACGGCCTATGAAGCGATGAATTTGAATTTGGATGAAACCGACCTTGTTGTATTGAGCGCTTGTGAAACTGGCCTTGGTGATGTAGCTGCAGGTGAAGGCGTTTACGGTCTTCAAAGATCACTAATTGTGGCGGGAGCCAGATCGGTGATAATGTCACTTTTTAAGGTTTCAGATGAAGCCACACAAAAACTGATGCTATTGTTTTATGAAAAGTGGCTCAGTGGAATGGATAAACGAACCGCATTTATTGAGGCCAAAAGAGAAATGAAAAAGGACTACCCCGAACCTTTATATTGGGGTGCATTTGTCATGATTGGTTTTGATTGA
- the scpA gene encoding methylmalonyl-CoA mutase, whose translation MNKPDFTRVSIDHVRADKNKDSFHVNEEWLSPEGIPIPQSFAKEEIAKLNHIGYGAGVEPYLRGPYSTMYVLRPWTIRQYAGFSTAEESNAFYRRNLAAGQKGLSVAFDLATHRGYDSDHERVSGDVGKAGVAIDSVEDMKILFDQIPLDKMSVSMTMNGAVIPIMAFFIVAGEESGVDVSKLSGTIQNDILKEFMVRNTFIYPPIPSMRLIGDIFEYTAKNMPRFNSISVSGYHMHEAGATADLELAYTLADGLEYLRTGIKAGLKIDEFAPRISFFWAIGMNPFMEMAKMRAGRLLWSKIVKKFNPSNPKSMALRTHSQTSGWSLTEQDPFNNVARTCIEAMAAAFGHTQSLHTNALDEAIALPTDFSARIARNTQIFLQEETGITNVVDPWGGSYYVEYLTDRLAKKAWNLIEEVEELGGMAKAIETGIPKMRIEEAAAKKQARIDSKKDRIIGLNCYKTDEKLQIELLEVDNSRVRQKQIQRLNSIKESRNKEKVGQALSKITLAAKGEIQANLLSLAVEAARERATLGEISYAMEIAYDRHKPLTKTISGVYSKELENNESFKKLRKRTEEFIEFDGRRPRILIAKMGQDGHDRGAKVIATSFADLGFDVDIGSLFSTPLEVARQAVENDVHIIGASSLAGGHKTLIPELIKELKKLKRSDILVVAGGVIPQADYKYLYDHGVTDVFGPGTVISEAANKIIDKLMSES comes from the coding sequence TTGAATAAGCCTGATTTTACGAGAGTATCAATAGATCACGTTCGAGCTGACAAGAATAAAGATTCTTTTCATGTGAATGAAGAATGGTTGTCGCCTGAAGGAATACCAATTCCACAATCTTTCGCAAAAGAAGAAATTGCAAAGCTGAATCACATCGGATATGGAGCAGGGGTAGAGCCGTATCTGAGAGGTCCTTATTCTACAATGTATGTGCTAAGACCCTGGACCATTCGTCAATATGCAGGGTTTTCAACAGCGGAAGAATCAAATGCCTTTTACAGAAGGAATCTTGCCGCAGGTCAAAAGGGCCTTTCGGTTGCATTTGATCTTGCCACGCATAGAGGCTATGATTCGGATCATGAAAGGGTTTCGGGAGATGTAGGAAAGGCAGGTGTTGCTATAGATTCTGTTGAGGACATGAAGATCCTTTTTGATCAAATACCTCTGGATAAAATGTCTGTTTCTATGACCATGAATGGTGCAGTGATCCCGATCATGGCATTTTTTATTGTTGCTGGAGAAGAAAGTGGGGTGGATGTTTCAAAACTTTCGGGCACCATACAGAATGATATTTTAAAAGAATTCATGGTTAGAAATACTTTTATCTATCCACCCATTCCTTCAATGCGACTGATCGGGGATATTTTTGAATACACAGCTAAAAATATGCCTCGTTTCAATTCTATAAGTGTTAGCGGTTATCACATGCATGAAGCAGGCGCTACTGCAGATCTTGAGCTAGCTTACACCTTGGCAGATGGACTCGAATATTTGCGAACTGGTATAAAAGCGGGGCTAAAAATTGATGAATTTGCTCCCAGGATATCTTTTTTCTGGGCCATTGGAATGAATCCCTTTATGGAAATGGCCAAAATGAGAGCAGGTCGTTTACTGTGGTCTAAAATTGTTAAAAAATTCAATCCTTCAAATCCAAAATCCATGGCTTTGAGAACGCATAGTCAAACCTCCGGATGGAGCTTGACAGAGCAGGATCCATTTAATAATGTGGCAAGAACATGTATTGAAGCCATGGCTGCGGCATTTGGACATACTCAATCACTACATACCAACGCGCTGGATGAAGCAATCGCCTTACCTACTGATTTTTCAGCCAGGATTGCGAGGAATACTCAAATATTTTTACAGGAAGAAACGGGCATTACAAATGTTGTTGATCCATGGGGGGGGTCTTATTATGTTGAATACCTTACAGACCGGCTGGCTAAAAAAGCCTGGAATCTAATAGAGGAAGTAGAAGAATTGGGTGGAATGGCAAAGGCCATTGAAACCGGAATTCCCAAAATGAGAATTGAAGAAGCTGCAGCAAAAAAGCAGGCAAGAATTGATTCTAAAAAGGATAGAATAATTGGATTGAATTGCTATAAAACTGACGAGAAGCTACAAATTGAACTTTTGGAGGTCGATAATAGCAGGGTGCGCCAGAAGCAAATTCAACGTCTGAATTCAATTAAAGAAAGTAGGAATAAAGAAAAAGTAGGTCAGGCTCTAAGCAAAATCACTTTAGCTGCAAAAGGTGAAATACAAGCAAATTTATTGTCTTTGGCAGTTGAAGCTGCAAGAGAGAGGGCAACTTTAGGCGAAATTTCGTATGCCATGGAAATAGCATACGATCGTCATAAACCATTAACTAAAACCATATCAGGGGTGTATTCAAAAGAACTAGAGAACAATGAATCGTTCAAAAAACTGAGAAAAAGAACTGAAGAATTTATAGAATTTGATGGCAGAAGGCCCAGAATTCTTATTGCCAAAATGGGTCAGGATGGACATGATCGAGGTGCCAAGGTAATTGCTACTAGTTTTGCCGATCTAGGATTTGATGTAGATATAGGTTCATTATTTTCAACACCACTAGAGGTAGCTCGACAGGCTGTAGAAAATGACGTCCATATAATTGGTGCATCAAGCCTGGCAGGAGGTCATAAAACACTAATTCCCGAATTGATTAAAGAACTAAAGAAATTAAAACGTTCGGATATACTCGTAGTGGCAGGAGGAGTAATACCTCAGGCCGATTATAAATATCTTTATGATCATGGAGTAACCGATGTATTTGGTCCGGGAACTGTAATTTCAGAAGCTGCCAACAAAATAATTGATAAATTAATGTCTGAATCCTAA
- the dnaA gene encoding chromosomal replication initiator protein DnaA, producing the protein MVTDCIKIWDNCLNSIRENVNDQSFKTWFAPIKPIKLSQSVLTIQVPSPFFYEYLEEHYVQILKKAIVKELGDNARLEYSIVVDKGNEKESPKTLNISTNGRRPDEGNQLKGFGPSTEHLQNFYYDSPLNRNYSFDNFIEGDCNRLARAAGLAVADKPGITSFNPLFVYGGVGLGKTHLIQAIGNKIKDAQEGSSILYVSSEKFTNQFIDALRNNKVQDFSAFYLNLDTLILDDVQFMSGKEKTQDIFFHIFNQLHQSGKQIIMTSDCPPKDLKGLQERLLSRFKWGLTADLQSPDFETRVAIIHRKMEAEGTFIPDNVIEYLAYSVDTNVRELEGVLISLIAQSSLNKKEIDLELAKQTLQNIVQDIETEVGIDYIQKYISDYFKVSPESLRAKTRKKEIVIARQVAMYFAKEYTNHSLKVIGYHFGGRDHSTVIHAIQTVNDIMDTDKKFAETMKEIETNLKVKAS; encoded by the coding sequence ATGGTTACAGATTGTATTAAAATTTGGGATAATTGTCTTAACAGCATAAGGGAAAATGTAAACGATCAAAGTTTTAAAACTTGGTTTGCGCCGATTAAACCTATAAAATTATCTCAAAGTGTTTTAACCATTCAGGTCCCGAGCCCTTTTTTTTACGAATATCTTGAAGAGCATTATGTTCAAATTCTCAAAAAAGCTATCGTAAAGGAATTAGGAGACAATGCAAGATTGGAATATTCCATTGTGGTGGATAAAGGAAATGAAAAAGAAAGTCCGAAAACTTTGAACATTTCTACCAACGGAAGAAGGCCCGATGAGGGAAACCAACTCAAAGGCTTTGGTCCAAGTACCGAACATTTACAAAACTTCTATTATGATTCACCCCTCAACAGAAATTATTCATTTGATAATTTCATTGAAGGTGATTGCAACAGGCTTGCAAGAGCAGCTGGCTTAGCGGTTGCTGACAAACCGGGTATTACCAGCTTTAATCCACTGTTTGTTTATGGCGGTGTTGGCCTGGGAAAAACCCACCTGATTCAGGCTATTGGTAATAAGATAAAAGATGCTCAGGAAGGAAGTTCTATTTTGTATGTTTCTTCTGAAAAATTCACAAATCAATTTATTGACGCTCTTAGGAATAATAAGGTTCAGGATTTTTCCGCTTTTTATCTAAACCTGGATACGCTCATTCTGGATGATGTTCAGTTTATGTCGGGCAAAGAAAAAACACAAGATATCTTTTTTCACATATTCAATCAGCTACATCAGAGTGGCAAGCAAATTATAATGACGAGCGATTGTCCACCGAAGGATCTTAAAGGATTGCAGGAAAGATTATTGTCTCGATTTAAATGGGGATTAACTGCTGACCTTCAAAGTCCTGACTTCGAAACCAGAGTAGCAATTATTCATAGAAAAATGGAAGCTGAAGGGACTTTCATCCCTGATAATGTCATAGAATATTTGGCCTATTCCGTGGATACCAATGTCAGAGAACTGGAAGGTGTACTTATTTCATTAATTGCTCAATCCTCTTTAAACAAAAAAGAGATCGATCTTGAACTTGCAAAACAAACGCTTCAAAATATTGTACAGGATATTGAAACTGAAGTTGGTATAGATTACATCCAAAAATACATTTCAGACTATTTCAAGGTAAGTCCGGAAAGTTTAAGGGCTAAAACCAGAAAAAAAGAAATTGTAATTGCGCGACAGGTGGCTATGTATTTTGCCAAAGAATACACGAACCACTCTTTAAAAGTAATAGGTTACCATTTTGGTGGCAGAGATCACAGCACGGTAATTCACGCAATTCAAACTGTCAATGACATCATGGATACGGACAAAAAATTTGCCGAAACCATGAAGGAAATTGAAACAAATCTCAAAGTTAAAGCCAGTTAA
- a CDS encoding TIGR00730 family Rossman fold protein, with the protein MKKIAVFCGSHEGDNELFRKTAIKTGEILAQNGIGLIYGGGKVGLMGALSQSVLNNKGYVMGVIPSFMVEKELANREVQELIEVSSMHERKQIMSDHADGFLILPGGIGTMDEFFEIFTWRQLGLHQKKIAIVDVELYYAPIWEQMQSMENQNFLGQSQFEYLMRTHKPEEAVSFLLS; encoded by the coding sequence ATGAAAAAAATTGCTGTCTTCTGTGGTTCTCATGAAGGTGACAATGAACTGTTCAGGAAAACCGCAATTAAAACCGGAGAAATCCTGGCTCAAAATGGTATAGGATTAATATACGGAGGAGGCAAGGTTGGCCTAATGGGAGCTCTTTCGCAATCGGTTCTAAATAATAAAGGCTATGTAATGGGAGTCATTCCATCATTCATGGTTGAAAAAGAGTTGGCTAATCGCGAAGTGCAGGAGCTTATTGAAGTTTCCAGTATGCATGAAAGAAAACAAATCATGTCAGATCATGCGGATGGATTCCTGATATTACCCGGAGGGATTGGAACAATGGATGAATTCTTCGAAATTTTTACCTGGAGGCAATTGGGCTTACACCAAAAGAAAATTGCCATTGTTGATGTTGAATTGTACTATGCCCCAATTTGGGAACAAATGCAATCCATGGAGAATCAGAATTTTCTCGGTCAATCTCAATTCGAATATTTAATGCGAACTCACAAGCCAGAGGAGGCAGTTTCATTTTTATTGTCTTAA
- a CDS encoding YceI family protein has protein sequence MKKMIVLMLAIGALSSLQAQTYKADVSDSQVKWLGKKVTGEHTGFINLKEGKLLAENGKITGGNFIVDMSSITNIDIESAEYNAKLVGHLKSDDFFGVEKYPNATFKIKSVKAVKESNASHHFTGDITIKETTKEITIPAVVKIEGDVITANATFDIDRSDFDVRYGSGSFFSDLGDNLIYDDFNLSINLVAKK, from the coding sequence ATGAAAAAAATGATCGTATTAATGTTGGCAATCGGAGCATTGTCTTCATTACAAGCACAAACCTATAAAGCAGATGTTAGTGATTCTCAAGTAAAATGGTTGGGTAAAAAAGTAACAGGAGAACATACCGGTTTTATCAATTTGAAAGAAGGTAAACTCTTGGCTGAAAATGGAAAGATTACCGGCGGAAATTTTATAGTTGATATGAGTTCAATAACAAATATTGATATTGAATCCGCTGAATACAATGCAAAACTGGTTGGGCATTTAAAGAGCGATGACTTTTTTGGGGTTGAAAAATATCCTAATGCTACTTTCAAGATAAAAAGTGTTAAAGCTGTAAAAGAAAGTAATGCAAGCCATCACTTTACCGGTGATATCACTATAAAAGAAACGACTAAAGAAATCACAATTCCTGCAGTGGTAAAAATTGAAGGCGATGTAATAACAGCAAACGCTACTTTTGATATTGATAGGTCAGACTTTGATGTTCGCTATGGCTCGGGGAGTTTTTTTAGCGATTTAGGTGATAATTTGATTTATGATGATTTTAATTTATCCATAAATCTTGTAGCTAAGAAATAA
- a CDS encoding acetyl-CoA hydrolase/transferase family protein, whose translation MQNLVSPAEAVKVIESGDRVFIHSACAAPKLLIQAMTDRADELKNVEIVQLHTEGPAPYTDEKVKDSFRVNALFIGGNVRRAVWEGRADYIPIFLSEVPILFRSRRLPLNVAMVQVSPPDRHGFCSLGISVDATRAAVEVADHVIAQINPQMPRTHGDGLVHISKFDSMVESNEAIPEIFPAEQTAVEIAIAKLISQNLVEDRATLQMGIGAIPDAVLAQLGGHKDLGIHTEMFAEGVIDLVEKGVITGKYKKVHPGIIVTGFLMGTRRLYDFVDDNPLVRALDIEYVNDVHIIRRNPRVTAINSAIEVDLTGQVSSDSIGTRFYSGVGGQMDFIRGASLSQGGKPIIALPSVTSKGVSRISKFLNQGAGVVTTRAHVHYVVTEYGIAELYGKNIRQRAKNLIEIAHPDHREDLNKYAFEVLKVH comes from the coding sequence ATGCAAAATTTAGTTAGTCCTGCGGAAGCAGTAAAGGTCATAGAATCAGGCGACAGAGTTTTTATTCATTCAGCATGTGCTGCACCTAAACTGTTAATTCAAGCAATGACGGACAGGGCTGACGAATTAAAAAATGTAGAAATCGTACAATTACATACTGAAGGCCCGGCGCCATATACGGATGAGAAAGTCAAGGATTCCTTTCGTGTAAATGCCCTTTTCATTGGAGGCAATGTAAGACGGGCCGTTTGGGAAGGACGGGCGGATTATATTCCAATTTTTCTCAGCGAAGTTCCCATTTTGTTTCGAAGCAGGCGATTGCCATTGAACGTTGCAATGGTACAGGTATCACCACCGGATCGCCATGGATTTTGTTCACTTGGAATTTCAGTAGATGCTACCAGAGCTGCTGTTGAAGTGGCTGATCATGTAATTGCACAGATAAATCCTCAAATGCCGAGAACACATGGTGATGGATTGGTGCACATTTCAAAGTTCGATTCCATGGTTGAATCTAATGAAGCGATTCCCGAGATTTTTCCTGCTGAACAAACGGCCGTTGAAATTGCAATTGCAAAACTTATCTCACAGAACCTGGTAGAGGACAGAGCAACTTTACAAATGGGTATTGGAGCCATTCCGGATGCTGTTTTGGCCCAATTAGGTGGACATAAAGATTTGGGAATTCATACGGAAATGTTTGCCGAAGGAGTTATTGACTTGGTTGAAAAGGGAGTAATTACAGGAAAATATAAGAAAGTTCATCCCGGCATAATAGTGACAGGATTTCTTATGGGGACCAGAAGGTTATATGATTTTGTGGATGATAACCCATTGGTTAGAGCACTTGATATAGAATACGTGAATGATGTACATATTATTCGAAGAAACCCACGCGTAACTGCAATAAACTCGGCTATTGAAGTAGATTTGACTGGTCAGGTTTCGTCCGATTCTATCGGGACAAGATTTTATTCAGGAGTTGGAGGCCAAATGGATTTTATACGTGGAGCATCACTCTCTCAGGGTGGAAAGCCGATAATCGCTTTGCCATCAGTAACCAGCAAAGGTGTAAGTAGAATTTCAAAATTTCTAAACCAGGGTGCCGGAGTCGTGACCACCAGAGCTCACGTTCATTATGTGGTTACAGAGTATGGGATAGCAGAACTTTATGGTAAAAACATAAGACAAAGGGCAAAAAATTTAATTGAAATCGCCCATCCGGATCATCGTGAAGACTTGAATAAATATGCTTTTGAAGTTTTAAAAGTGCATTAA